CCAAAGGAGAGTCGTGAGTGATGGCGAAGGAGAGGTTTGATCGCAGCAAGCCGCATGTGAATGTGGGTACGATTGGTCACGTTGATCATGGGAAGACGACGTTGACGGCGGCGATGACGATGGCGTTATCGAAGCGATACCATC
The nucleotide sequence above comes from Acidobacteriota bacterium. Encoded proteins:
- a CDS encoding GTP-binding protein; translation: MAKERFDRSKPHVNVGTIGHVDHGKTTLTAAMTMALSKRYH